The sequence below is a genomic window from Sander lucioperca isolate FBNREF2018 chromosome 6, SLUC_FBN_1.2, whole genome shotgun sequence.
GAATAAAAGCCAGGTGATCACAAAGTCAGTAGGACTCATCCTCAGGAagccatgaatgtctgtacaatattccatggcaatccatccaaatagttgttgagatgttGCTATCCTTATCTCTTACTTTTGTATTTATAACTCAGGGACTGCAAAGCACAATATAGATAGTTTACACATACAATACAGCAATTGAGTGAGTCCATTCATGTGCATATCTgtttattaaataaaacatttgtgtTGCAGGAGTGTATTTGTTGCAttctttctctgcctctcttttctctcttggGAAGGGATTTTCATTGACGTGTGGTTCTCACCAAACATCAGTCCAAAATACCCACAAACAAGTCTAGTAtataaatctttttatttttgagAACTTCTTATTCACTCTGTACCTTCTGTACCTTTTAGTACTTACTGATTCTTATTGAACAAACAACTGTTTGTCTATATGTAACCCTGCTTCCTGCCCCTGACCTCCCCCACCCTTTGTCTATTATGCCCAGGCCTTATAATCCATGAAGGATCGTCTGTTTACCGGATCTTTAAGCGCTGGCAAGCAGTGAACCAACAGTGGAAAGTGCTGAATTATGAGAAAGCAAAGGACTTAGGTGACCCCATCAGTTCCAGCATTAAAGGTCGTGTTGAGAGGAACTCAGACAGCGGACGGAGGGCAAGTCGACCTGTCAGGACTATTCTTAACCACCACTGTGGCTATACCATTTTGCACATCCTCAGCCAGTTAAGACCCAACAGCCTGCGCAGAGCCAACCATGAGGTGGTCATGAGGGTGACCACTGTATGAGGCTGGGTTATACAGACAAAAGTGCTACGATGTTTAAGGAGGAGATCAAAGTGTTGATTTGGATTTTATTAAAGAATCCTGATCTGCCACATAAACACTGCCCTTAACTTCTAGGCTCACATTTTGCTTGCAGAATCTCCCTGAGCTCAAAGTGGACAACAAGAAATATTTCTGAGATTTCGACAAAGGGAGAACGTTGCAGTTTTATCCGAGTTTTTAAACTGCAAAAGCAGGACTAATGAGAAAAAGCTATTAGCCATTTTTACCACCATGACTAATGGTACAAAATGTCATTGAaattttttgatttgttttgctTTCTAATAAAATTAATATCAAGTTTTATTTGGATTTTGCTCTATAATAGATAGTTTGACACTGAAAATAATTGGACTCCTACTCATGTGACCACCATAACAATGGCCCCAGACCccctcattttttaaatgtattcctGAAGGTCTGCCATGATCTGATGATGTTTTTTCACTCCAAGCAGCATTGATGaatcaaacattaaaaagcCAAATACAACTTTGAGACACAACAAAATTgcttaaaatatacattaaagtacaattcatgtttttaataaagACAACTTGGTAGGAAaacttgtgtgttttgtctattttttaGGCAACAAGATGGATCTGAGAACAAAAACTCTTGGTATGATTTGACTTTCCTGTTGGGATTACCCAAATCTCAgattattaacacacacacacacacacacacacacacaccctgggtTTGTCTCTCTTCAATGTCAACTATCAAACAAAGAAAGAATTTTAAAAGAATCTGGGAAAAGCCTGAATGAAAATCCATTCACATCCGTTAGtctaaaaaaattataaatctCATAACTACGGatagagagagatgaagagataGAGCTCTGTTTACAGCAGACAGTCTTCTGTGCATCTATGGATGTTAACAAATCTCTCATGAAGCCTTACAGCAGGAGGGAGCTATAATGTGTCACCCCCTACTTGACAGACTGAACTGAGAAGGATATCAGAGTTGACTCAGAGGACACCCAGAGGGAACAGCAGCATTTAATTTTAATAGACAACAGTGAACATTATAAAAGTGAAAAGTATACATGGGCCACTGAGTGGCTTCAGCAGGTAGGCTATTAAGAGTCCTTTGCTTATATTTGCTATATTCCCTAAACTCTGCGTTCTTGATGTGTAACTGTGGGGGGGGGCTTCAGTTTCTATTGGAAACCATTTATTTTATCTACAGAAAcatagtaaaacacacacaactttaCTCTTTTGGGGTTCACAGACAAGTGTCCCAAGTACAACAAAAGCAGAATGAATGACCAACTTAAATTATACGTATCAACAATGATATTACTATTAACAAAATGTCTAATTGTAAGTGATAGTAGATAGAAAACAACCACATATAACTCTgcattattataaaatataaatatgtagacatattatattatatatacacgtattatatattataaaataataatgtggACTTTCAACTAAAAATATCACATGTTAATACCAAATGCTTCACAGCTTCAGTGTTTACTTAGTCTATTAAAGTAGAACTCAGCTacagttttgaggtacttgtattttacttaaccatttgcattttattgtgtGTTCTGTTCATTTAAGAGACAAATTATGTACTTTTCCACTCCAATAGGTCTACCTTTATCTAATGGCTACAGttttactttgcagattaagattttacatgcTAAACATTTGGTGATTTTTGGTGATTTGATTTGCACCTTATCAATTAAATTACCCACTAgtaatgtagttaaagtaagctaaattagctccaccttgaCCACCTACACAGCAGTTACAACCTTGGGGTCATGACCCCAAAATGAGCTGCAAGATTGAAGTTGCTCAAAATTAGGGTTTATTTTGCAGACTTTTCACTAATCCTGCTTTTTTTCCTTgggaaatattatatatttatatatatattgaggtatctactactactactactactactactactaggcTACTGAAATTAAACAATCCGAAAATGGGAAATTACTATTAAGCTGATCACAACTCATACAATAACCTGTGATAAGATGTCACCTGTAGATATGGCGATAGAGGACAGAACCCTTtagtggtaacactttacaataaattaggctacacaaaaaaataggtagttaatgataagttactgtttttgaaagtgtaacgaatgattagttactgtttttcagaatcagttactctttcaaaaaacagtacTAGGCCtaccttctgaaaaacagtaactacccttctgaaaaacagtaactagcCTACCtttgtgaaaaacagtaactacccttctgaaaaacagtaagtaaaatgtatgtTGGTCGGACTACACGTTTAAGCCAGTAGCTAGCTTGTTTAGCCCTAGCTAGTTGAGTTAGCCCATGGGTTAGCCGGATAGATACCAAACCTGGCAACCCTGAAAAGACGCCTGCTGATGACGTAAAATCTCCGCGACTCATAACCGCTGGTAAACTAACTAGAAACAAACGTGACTCTCTGGAATCGTCTGTTTGCTTAATAATTAGTTGACAGAGTGAACATTGTCGGGATTAACGTCTCTCTTTTAATCCAACATGAGTTCGTCAATGCCGCAGAAGCGTTACTACAGACAgcgagcccattcaaacccgaTGGCTTACCACACGTTTGATTAGTGAGTGATGAACATGTGTCTGAGTGTAAAACCTGCACCACATACTGCTCATGTAACGTTCTGTCTGTACCTGCTAAAGCTATAACTGTCAGCTCCTGCTGTGTATTTTATACATTGAAGAAAGTCAAGTAACTTAGCTGCTCACTAACTCTGGTGGTATGTGGCCATGCAAAAAGTGCCTTGGATTGGAGGTATTTGTCTGAGATGTCTGCCTCCGCCACAATACAATGTCCCTTAACGTTAGTAGCTAACAACAGTGTTATTTAACAGAAGTTTAAAAAGTAATCCGTACCATCTCTTTTCAAAAACACTATCCCTGTTACACTGCGAGCTGTTTTCACGAATCGTCACTACAAAATAACTCAGTTGAAATCCCCCTCTTTCCTCCTCAGCCCTGTGTGTCCTGAGGAGATGGACTGGTCCAAACTGTATGCAGACTTCTTCACTGGCAACCCCTCTGAGAAAGAGACCCCCCGAGTTGAGTTTGCAGACATTGGATGTGGATATGGGGGTCTTTTAGGTAGTTATGTCACTGATCTGACCACCTACAGCTTTCAAAGATCACCGTTTTGCTCTGTATTGACCTCATGTCCCCTTCtcttgtgtctctgtgcgtcttCACTCAGTGGAGTTATCTCCACTTTTCCCGGACAAGCTAATCCTGGGCCTGGAGATCCGAGTGAAAGTGTCAGATTATGTTCAGGATCGTATTCGGTGCCTGCGTGCCTCGGAACCAGGAAGCTACCAGAACATCGCCTGCATTCGCAGCAATGCGATGAAGTACCTCCCCAACTTCTTTTCTAAAGGACAGGTAGGTTTGCATCTGTGTGTCTGCTGCTGAGTGATGACAGAAGGAGACATTTTTGGTCCTGGGAGGTTGCAGTTTTGCCCTCCTGACAGCAGCCATTCACTGCTCTTTCCTACATAAAATGACCCCGTTCAGACACAGTATTTTTAGCCCAGCTGTGAATACAGTTTCAATTAAGAAATaattcaaattaaaatataGAAAGTGTTTGCCTTCACTTTGCATTCATTcgatattcattttaaaaatattaagtTTGTGTTACTGTACATTCTTTTTAGAATTGTTTTTCCGACTGACACACATTCCTACAGTTCTATTTAAGTAATAAAATGGAATTTTTTGGTTTTGGAAGAAAACACTTGATTTCCAAcacatttgacattttcattAGAATATAATATATTTGTACATtagtttttaacaatttgtgCTACTGTACAATTTGTTCGTTTTTTTGCAACCAGAAGACTTTTCTGCATTTAAAGtcttcccttctttttttttgtcctgctCCCCACATGCGCCACCCAACTCAATATGGCCTTGACGCACCACCATTTAAAGTCTCTGTACCCCTTGAATCTCATCAATTAAAGCTATCGTGCATaatttctgtcgcccccatgaggaattctaagtaatgacaacaaaactgtcggtgtgtccacatgatacaaattacatgatggactcttcagaaaaggtcattatcttcactcgagtttctgcgcgcgaaagtcaccggacgacacaatcttctgaacatagccatactgagaaatacagagagagttttgtggagctgatagtcttaattggCTTTGGAGAAAATCATTTGGCAATGGATTTAAtataacggacgttcattaatatttaaaaagttacgcactaaagctttaactaaaGCAACATAATTTTCTCACAGTTGCTTGTCCTTACCTACAGTTTAATAATAGCTCATTAATTTAGAACACCTGCTTCATAGGTGTCCGGTTATAGAGTCCGGttacttaaagctacattgtgtaagaatttctcccatctagcagtgaAATTATATATGACaaacaactgaatattactttctcaCTACTAAAATACTACTATTAGTGCTAAAATATAGTAAAATGACTTCACACCATGATCGCCTTAGATCTAACCAAACAAACTGATCTGTGAACTGTATATTGCAACTGTAGCCTTGCAAATGAACCAGAAAATACACTAAGAGGTAAGTTGTATAAAACATTTAAGAAGGTTGACTGACTTTAAATGCAGCATATTGTCTTAGATTCTATGCACCCATTCATGTTTTCATCCATGTTCTGAATTCTTTTTGGTGTTAATAGTTATGCCAAAACCAAAGTTGAACCAAAAAGTAATGCACACTGTCGATCACTTGTGTTCACTTTATTTACAAGGTTTTAGTCGTCAGACCTTCATGAGGCCATGAAATCCAggagttgaatttaagtgtgcaatatttttttgttgatcCAACCCATCAGTCTATAAGCAAGaacgtacagtatgtgttacctgaggagagttaacagttaaaaGGCAGAATGTTTTAACATAATTGCGATGGATCGCAGCACAGTAATATTGGGCTCTTACTGTAGCCAATATTATAGCACCACTTGCCCATCTGCACACCATCTCTGTGTTACCCCGAACAAATACCACGGGCAGAGTTGAAGCTGGCCTTTTGTTCTATAACAGTGTACCCGACGTGGACTGTAATAACCTGAAATTAAGGCTGACAGTCTGTTCTGGCGCTGCCAAGGTAATAAGACGTTGCACGTTTCTGACTACAAATAATTACTTTCTTTATGTTCAACATATGGACTGAATGAATTTATAAAGATTTCTCATTAAATCCAGGATTTCACAACAATGGGGTCATTGACTGACACGCAAGGCATCGCACCAGCTGAGTATAGAGCAGTGCAAGACGCCATTTATCCGTTCCCATTAGCTGCGGTAATCTATGACTTGTTGAAAGTCGCATTAGATTATACAGTGGGCTTAGTGTACCAATTTAGGTACCCTGGGTAAAAAAACGTCACCTTAAATGCCCTGAGCGAGTATAAACTAAGAAATGAACATAGGGGAGTAATTGCTGTAACGCTGGCATATTTAAGGAATAATAATGATATACACTCACcggccactttattaggtacacctgttCAACTGCTCGTTAACGCAAATATATAATCAGCCAATCCCTTAGCGGCAACTCAATGCATTAAGGCATGTAGACATGGTCAAGACGATCTGCTGATGTTCATACCAAGCGTCAGAATGAAAggtgatttattatttttggtGCCAGACgagctggtttgagtatttcagAAACTGCTCATCTACTGGGATTTTTACGCACAACAATCTGTAGGGTTCACAGAGACTGGTCcgaaaaagagaaaatatccAGTGAGCCTAGTTCTCTGGGCgcaaatgccttgttgatggcAGAAGTCAGAGGAGGATCATCTCAAactggtttcttgaacatgacaattaATTCACTGTACTCAAATGGcctccacagtcaccagatctcaatccTATAGAGCACCTTTGCGATGTGGTGAAACATAATATTCGCATGTGTAGCCAACAAATCTGCAGCAACTGCATGATGCTATCATGTCGATATGGACCAAAATCTCTGAGGACTGTCTCCAGCACCTTGTAGAATATATACAGGTGCTGGtcatataattaattattaactTCATGAAAAAGttgatttatttcagtaattcca
It includes:
- the mettl1 gene encoding tRNA (guanine-N(7)-)-methyltransferase isoform X1, with the translated sequence MSSSMPQKRYYRQRAHSNPMAYHTFDYPVCPEEMDWSKLYADFFTGNPSEKETPRVEFADIGCGYGGLLVELSPLFPDKLILGLEIRVKVSDYVQDRIRCLRASEPGSYQNIACIRSNAMKYLPNFFSKGQLSKMFFLFPDPHFKKTKHKWRIISPTLLAEYAYTLRVGGLVYTITDVEEVHLWMVKHFTEHPLFTRVSDEELVGDVIINRLGTCTEEGKKVQRSGGKNFLAVFRRIEDSN